One genomic window of Biomphalaria glabrata chromosome 9, xgBioGlab47.1, whole genome shotgun sequence includes the following:
- the LOC106056742 gene encoding endophilin-B1-like isoform X3: MDLNSLNAKFKKVAGGASTVFNRAVQFTEEKLGTAEKTELDAHFENLMQRSDKTKYWSEILLKHTDTLLQPNPNLRMEDLLYEKLDKKKKDRTTQYEILGNSMVEAGNDFGPGTSYGNALVKCGQSQIQIGNAERDFVTSTVNNFLQPLSNFLEGDMKTILKEKKILETKRLDLDACKSRVRKAKSQSSTQQDGKACTKDDIAKAESDLRVAQSEFDRQAEITKILLEGINSTHAHHLKCLNEFIEAQMTFFAQCQQYMSDLQKQLGSYPVGGGPSNNNTSSSSSSLPAPSNTYTPPSIEVTAPTPTEKRQAKALYDYDAADSSELSLLADELIMVYRVQGLDPDWLMAERGSQRGKVPVTYLKVLE, encoded by the exons ATGGATTTAAATTCACTTAATGCCAAGTTTAAAAAGGTTGCAGGGGGAGCTTCTACAGTTTTTAACAGAGCAGTTCAG TTCACAGAGGAGAAACTTGGCACTGCAGAGAAAACAGAATTAGATGCTCATTTTGAAAATTTGATGCAGAGATCAGATAAAACGAAATACTGGtcagaaattcttttaaaacaCACAGATACCTTACTACAACCCAATCCTA ATCTTCGTATGGAAGATTTACTCTATGAGAAActggataagaaaaaaaaagatagaactACACAGTATGAGATTCTAGGCAATTCAATGGTTGAAGCAGGAAATGACTTTGGTCCTGGAACTTCATATG GTAATGCACTTGTCAAGTGTGGTCAGTCTCAAATTCAGATTGGCAATGCAGAAAGAGACTTTGTTACCAGCACTGTCAACAACTTCCTTCAACCTCTGTCCAACTTTTTGGAAGGAGATATGAAAACCATATTG aaagaaaaaaagattttagagACCAAAAGACTTGACCTGGATGCCTGTAAAAGCCGAGTAAGGAAAGCTAAATCACAAAGCTCTACACAACAG GATGGGAAGGCCTGTACCAAG GATGATATTGCCAAA GCTGAGTCAGATCTGCGTGTAGCTCAGTCAGAGTTTGACAGACAGGCTGAgataacaaaaatattgttgGAGGGAATCAACAGTACCCAT GCCCATCATCTGAAATGTCTGAATGAATTCATTGAAGCTCAGATGACTTTCTTTGCACAATGCCAACAGTACATGTCTGACTTACAGAAACAACTGGGAAG TTACCCTGTTGGTGGTGGCCCCTCAAACAACAATACCTCTTCTTCTAGTAGCAGCCTGCCTGCCCCCTCCAATACTTATACACCTCCTTCAATAGAGGTGACGGCCCCCACACCCACAGAGAAGCGCCAGGCCAAGGCCCTCTATGACTATGATGCTGCTGATAGTTCGGAATTGTCGCTTCTAGCAGATGAG TTGATTATGGTGTATAGAGTTCAAGGCCTAGATCCAGATTGGTTGATGGCAGAACGTGGTTCTCAGCGTGGGAAAGTTCCTGTCACTTACCTGAAGGTGTTAGAATAA
- the LOC106056742 gene encoding endophilin-B1-like isoform X4 translates to MDLNSLNAKFKKVAGGASTVFNRAVQFTEEKLGTAEKTELDAHFENLMQRSDKTKYWSEILLKHTDTLLQPNPNLRMEDLLYEKLDKKKKDRTTQYEILGNSMVEAGNDFGPGTSYGNALVKCGQSQIQIGNAERDFVTSTVNNFLQPLSNFLEGDMKTILKEKKILETKRLDLDACKSRVRKAKSQSSTQQDDIAKAESDLRVAQSEFDRQAEITKILLEGINSTHAHHLKCLNEFIEAQMTFFAQCQQYMSDLQKQLGSYPVGGGPSNNNTSSSSSSLPAPSNTYTPPSIEVTAPTPTEKRQAKALYDYDAADSSELSLLADELIMVYRVQGLDPDWLMAERGSQRGKVPVTYLKVLE, encoded by the exons ATGGATTTAAATTCACTTAATGCCAAGTTTAAAAAGGTTGCAGGGGGAGCTTCTACAGTTTTTAACAGAGCAGTTCAG TTCACAGAGGAGAAACTTGGCACTGCAGAGAAAACAGAATTAGATGCTCATTTTGAAAATTTGATGCAGAGATCAGATAAAACGAAATACTGGtcagaaattcttttaaaacaCACAGATACCTTACTACAACCCAATCCTA ATCTTCGTATGGAAGATTTACTCTATGAGAAActggataagaaaaaaaaagatagaactACACAGTATGAGATTCTAGGCAATTCAATGGTTGAAGCAGGAAATGACTTTGGTCCTGGAACTTCATATG GTAATGCACTTGTCAAGTGTGGTCAGTCTCAAATTCAGATTGGCAATGCAGAAAGAGACTTTGTTACCAGCACTGTCAACAACTTCCTTCAACCTCTGTCCAACTTTTTGGAAGGAGATATGAAAACCATATTG aaagaaaaaaagattttagagACCAAAAGACTTGACCTGGATGCCTGTAAAAGCCGAGTAAGGAAAGCTAAATCACAAAGCTCTACACAACAG GATGATATTGCCAAA GCTGAGTCAGATCTGCGTGTAGCTCAGTCAGAGTTTGACAGACAGGCTGAgataacaaaaatattgttgGAGGGAATCAACAGTACCCAT GCCCATCATCTGAAATGTCTGAATGAATTCATTGAAGCTCAGATGACTTTCTTTGCACAATGCCAACAGTACATGTCTGACTTACAGAAACAACTGGGAAG TTACCCTGTTGGTGGTGGCCCCTCAAACAACAATACCTCTTCTTCTAGTAGCAGCCTGCCTGCCCCCTCCAATACTTATACACCTCCTTCAATAGAGGTGACGGCCCCCACACCCACAGAGAAGCGCCAGGCCAAGGCCCTCTATGACTATGATGCTGCTGATAGTTCGGAATTGTCGCTTCTAGCAGATGAG TTGATTATGGTGTATAGAGTTCAAGGCCTAGATCCAGATTGGTTGATGGCAGAACGTGGTTCTCAGCGTGGGAAAGTTCCTGTCACTTACCTGAAGGTGTTAGAATAA
- the LOC106056742 gene encoding endophilin-B1-like isoform X2, whose product MDLNSLNAKFKKVAGGASTVFNRAVQFTEEKLGTAEKTELDAHFENLMQRSDKTKYWSEILLKHTDTLLQPNPNLRMEDLLYEKLDKKKKDRTTQYEILGNSMVEAGNDFGPGTSYGNALVKCGQSQIQIGNAERDFVTSTVNNFLQPLSNFLEGDMKTILKEKKILETKRLDLDACKSRVRKAKSQSSTQQSASSHPYIMAEDDIAKAESDLRVAQSEFDRQAEITKILLEGINSTHAHHLKCLNEFIEAQMTFFAQCQQYMSDLQKQLGSYPVGGGPSNNNTSSSSSSLPAPSNTYTPPSIEVTAPTPTEKRQAKALYDYDAADSSELSLLADELIMVYRVQGLDPDWLMAERGSQRGKVPVTYLKVLE is encoded by the exons ATGGATTTAAATTCACTTAATGCCAAGTTTAAAAAGGTTGCAGGGGGAGCTTCTACAGTTTTTAACAGAGCAGTTCAG TTCACAGAGGAGAAACTTGGCACTGCAGAGAAAACAGAATTAGATGCTCATTTTGAAAATTTGATGCAGAGATCAGATAAAACGAAATACTGGtcagaaattcttttaaaacaCACAGATACCTTACTACAACCCAATCCTA ATCTTCGTATGGAAGATTTACTCTATGAGAAActggataagaaaaaaaaagatagaactACACAGTATGAGATTCTAGGCAATTCAATGGTTGAAGCAGGAAATGACTTTGGTCCTGGAACTTCATATG GTAATGCACTTGTCAAGTGTGGTCAGTCTCAAATTCAGATTGGCAATGCAGAAAGAGACTTTGTTACCAGCACTGTCAACAACTTCCTTCAACCTCTGTCCAACTTTTTGGAAGGAGATATGAAAACCATATTG aaagaaaaaaagattttagagACCAAAAGACTTGACCTGGATGCCTGTAAAAGCCGAGTAAGGAAAGCTAAATCACAAAGCTCTACACAACAG TCTGCTTCAAGCCACCCATACATCATGGCTGAG GATGATATTGCCAAA GCTGAGTCAGATCTGCGTGTAGCTCAGTCAGAGTTTGACAGACAGGCTGAgataacaaaaatattgttgGAGGGAATCAACAGTACCCAT GCCCATCATCTGAAATGTCTGAATGAATTCATTGAAGCTCAGATGACTTTCTTTGCACAATGCCAACAGTACATGTCTGACTTACAGAAACAACTGGGAAG TTACCCTGTTGGTGGTGGCCCCTCAAACAACAATACCTCTTCTTCTAGTAGCAGCCTGCCTGCCCCCTCCAATACTTATACACCTCCTTCAATAGAGGTGACGGCCCCCACACCCACAGAGAAGCGCCAGGCCAAGGCCCTCTATGACTATGATGCTGCTGATAGTTCGGAATTGTCGCTTCTAGCAGATGAG TTGATTATGGTGTATAGAGTTCAAGGCCTAGATCCAGATTGGTTGATGGCAGAACGTGGTTCTCAGCGTGGGAAAGTTCCTGTCACTTACCTGAAGGTGTTAGAATAA
- the LOC106056742 gene encoding endophilin-B1-like isoform X1: protein MDLNSLNAKFKKVAGGASTVFNRAVQFTEEKLGTAEKTELDAHFENLMQRSDKTKYWSEILLKHTDTLLQPNPNLRMEDLLYEKLDKKKKDRTTQYEILGNSMVEAGNDFGPGTSYGNALVKCGQSQIQIGNAERDFVTSTVNNFLQPLSNFLEGDMKTILKEKKILETKRLDLDACKSRVRKAKSQSSTQQDGKACTKSASSHPYIMAEDDIAKAESDLRVAQSEFDRQAEITKILLEGINSTHAHHLKCLNEFIEAQMTFFAQCQQYMSDLQKQLGSYPVGGGPSNNNTSSSSSSLPAPSNTYTPPSIEVTAPTPTEKRQAKALYDYDAADSSELSLLADELIMVYRVQGLDPDWLMAERGSQRGKVPVTYLKVLE, encoded by the exons ATGGATTTAAATTCACTTAATGCCAAGTTTAAAAAGGTTGCAGGGGGAGCTTCTACAGTTTTTAACAGAGCAGTTCAG TTCACAGAGGAGAAACTTGGCACTGCAGAGAAAACAGAATTAGATGCTCATTTTGAAAATTTGATGCAGAGATCAGATAAAACGAAATACTGGtcagaaattcttttaaaacaCACAGATACCTTACTACAACCCAATCCTA ATCTTCGTATGGAAGATTTACTCTATGAGAAActggataagaaaaaaaaagatagaactACACAGTATGAGATTCTAGGCAATTCAATGGTTGAAGCAGGAAATGACTTTGGTCCTGGAACTTCATATG GTAATGCACTTGTCAAGTGTGGTCAGTCTCAAATTCAGATTGGCAATGCAGAAAGAGACTTTGTTACCAGCACTGTCAACAACTTCCTTCAACCTCTGTCCAACTTTTTGGAAGGAGATATGAAAACCATATTG aaagaaaaaaagattttagagACCAAAAGACTTGACCTGGATGCCTGTAAAAGCCGAGTAAGGAAAGCTAAATCACAAAGCTCTACACAACAG GATGGGAAGGCCTGTACCAAG TCTGCTTCAAGCCACCCATACATCATGGCTGAG GATGATATTGCCAAA GCTGAGTCAGATCTGCGTGTAGCTCAGTCAGAGTTTGACAGACAGGCTGAgataacaaaaatattgttgGAGGGAATCAACAGTACCCAT GCCCATCATCTGAAATGTCTGAATGAATTCATTGAAGCTCAGATGACTTTCTTTGCACAATGCCAACAGTACATGTCTGACTTACAGAAACAACTGGGAAG TTACCCTGTTGGTGGTGGCCCCTCAAACAACAATACCTCTTCTTCTAGTAGCAGCCTGCCTGCCCCCTCCAATACTTATACACCTCCTTCAATAGAGGTGACGGCCCCCACACCCACAGAGAAGCGCCAGGCCAAGGCCCTCTATGACTATGATGCTGCTGATAGTTCGGAATTGTCGCTTCTAGCAGATGAG TTGATTATGGTGTATAGAGTTCAAGGCCTAGATCCAGATTGGTTGATGGCAGAACGTGGTTCTCAGCGTGGGAAAGTTCCTGTCACTTACCTGAAGGTGTTAGAATAA
- the LOC106056742 gene encoding endophilin-B1-like isoform X5, with the protein MDLNSLNAKFKKVAGGASTVFNRAVQFTEEKLGTAEKTELDAHFENLMQRSDKTKYWSEILLKHTDTLLQPNPNLRMEDLLYEKLDKKKKDRTTQYEILGNSMVEAGNDFGPGTSYGNALVKCGQSQIQIGNAERDFVTSTVNNFLQPLSNFLEGDMKTILKEKKILETKRLDLDACKSRVRKAKSQSSTQQAESDLRVAQSEFDRQAEITKILLEGINSTHAHHLKCLNEFIEAQMTFFAQCQQYMSDLQKQLGSYPVGGGPSNNNTSSSSSSLPAPSNTYTPPSIEVTAPTPTEKRQAKALYDYDAADSSELSLLADELIMVYRVQGLDPDWLMAERGSQRGKVPVTYLKVLE; encoded by the exons ATGGATTTAAATTCACTTAATGCCAAGTTTAAAAAGGTTGCAGGGGGAGCTTCTACAGTTTTTAACAGAGCAGTTCAG TTCACAGAGGAGAAACTTGGCACTGCAGAGAAAACAGAATTAGATGCTCATTTTGAAAATTTGATGCAGAGATCAGATAAAACGAAATACTGGtcagaaattcttttaaaacaCACAGATACCTTACTACAACCCAATCCTA ATCTTCGTATGGAAGATTTACTCTATGAGAAActggataagaaaaaaaaagatagaactACACAGTATGAGATTCTAGGCAATTCAATGGTTGAAGCAGGAAATGACTTTGGTCCTGGAACTTCATATG GTAATGCACTTGTCAAGTGTGGTCAGTCTCAAATTCAGATTGGCAATGCAGAAAGAGACTTTGTTACCAGCACTGTCAACAACTTCCTTCAACCTCTGTCCAACTTTTTGGAAGGAGATATGAAAACCATATTG aaagaaaaaaagattttagagACCAAAAGACTTGACCTGGATGCCTGTAAAAGCCGAGTAAGGAAAGCTAAATCACAAAGCTCTACACAACAG GCTGAGTCAGATCTGCGTGTAGCTCAGTCAGAGTTTGACAGACAGGCTGAgataacaaaaatattgttgGAGGGAATCAACAGTACCCAT GCCCATCATCTGAAATGTCTGAATGAATTCATTGAAGCTCAGATGACTTTCTTTGCACAATGCCAACAGTACATGTCTGACTTACAGAAACAACTGGGAAG TTACCCTGTTGGTGGTGGCCCCTCAAACAACAATACCTCTTCTTCTAGTAGCAGCCTGCCTGCCCCCTCCAATACTTATACACCTCCTTCAATAGAGGTGACGGCCCCCACACCCACAGAGAAGCGCCAGGCCAAGGCCCTCTATGACTATGATGCTGCTGATAGTTCGGAATTGTCGCTTCTAGCAGATGAG TTGATTATGGTGTATAGAGTTCAAGGCCTAGATCCAGATTGGTTGATGGCAGAACGTGGTTCTCAGCGTGGGAAAGTTCCTGTCACTTACCTGAAGGTGTTAGAATAA